In Halorientalis sp. LT38, a genomic segment contains:
- a CDS encoding cysteine hydrolase family protein has translation MPFDADATALVVVDVQNGFCHPDGSLYAPESEAVVEPVTELVERAREAGVRIVYTRDVHPPEQFEDAHYYDEFERWGEHVVEGSWEAELVAELDVRPEDHVVEKHTYDAFHETELDGWLSAHGIDDLLFCGTLANVCVLHTAGSAGLRDYRPVLIEDAIGYIDEAHHEYALDHADWLFGEVEPREEIGFA, from the coding sequence ATGCCATTCGACGCCGACGCGACGGCGCTGGTGGTGGTGGACGTACAGAACGGCTTCTGCCATCCCGACGGGAGCCTGTACGCGCCCGAGAGCGAAGCGGTCGTCGAACCCGTCACGGAACTGGTCGAGCGCGCCCGTGAGGCCGGCGTCCGGATCGTCTACACCCGGGACGTGCACCCGCCCGAGCAGTTCGAGGACGCTCACTACTACGACGAGTTCGAGCGCTGGGGGGAACACGTCGTGGAGGGGTCCTGGGAGGCCGAACTCGTCGCGGAACTGGACGTCCGCCCCGAGGACCACGTCGTCGAGAAACACACCTACGACGCCTTCCACGAGACGGAACTGGACGGCTGGCTCTCCGCGCACGGGATCGACGACCTGCTCTTCTGCGGGACGCTCGCGAACGTCTGCGTCCTCCACACCGCGGGTAGCGCCGGCCTGCGCGACTACCGGCCGGTGCTGATCGAGGACGCCATCGGCTACATCGACGAGGCCCACCACGAGTACGCGCTGGACCACGCGGACTGGCTGTTCGGGGAGGTCGAACCGCGCGAGGAGATCGGGTTCGCCTGA